A region from the Gemmatimonadota bacterium genome encodes:
- the rimO gene encoding 30S ribosomal protein S12 methylthiotransferase RimO, with the protein MRFHVVTLGCDKNTVDTERYVAELVAHGGETSGLDGAELIVVNTCGFIDAAKKESIDAIVEAARRKEAGSCRMVAAVGCMVQRHKDELREALPEVDLFLGTSEADRLIEEVGARGLLGDAPSLVHPGVRLYTGDLPHVRYLKVSEGCDHGCAFCAIPLMRGKHRSFGLDTLVHEAQLLEAQGAREVNLVAQDLAHYGRDGRDGRSLAALLRTLVAETSIPWFRLLYIYSAGLTDEVIDLVAREPRIVPYLDIPMQHASDTVLARMRRPERQARQREKIRELRARIPGLAIRTTVIVGFPGETDAEFGELLEFLDEVQLERVGAFTYSPQEGTRAADMVDDVPDGLKRERLEQVQELQRQVTAERYAALLGRRVSAIIDRKGNAGRAVQARTTAQADDIDGVTWVDTDAPPGTIVEVELTDVVDDHDFQGTVTRTLTPVPATRATGRTLPVVGLGADAAFGRSPAR; encoded by the coding sequence ATGCGCTTTCATGTCGTCACGTTGGGGTGTGACAAGAACACCGTCGATACGGAACGCTATGTCGCCGAGCTGGTCGCGCATGGCGGCGAGACCAGTGGCCTCGACGGGGCGGAGCTGATCGTCGTGAATACGTGCGGCTTCATCGACGCCGCCAAGAAGGAATCGATCGACGCGATTGTGGAGGCCGCTCGCCGCAAGGAGGCGGGGTCCTGCCGGATGGTCGCGGCCGTGGGCTGCATGGTTCAGCGGCACAAGGACGAGTTGCGGGAGGCGCTGCCCGAGGTCGACCTGTTCCTCGGCACGTCGGAAGCCGACCGGTTGATCGAGGAAGTGGGGGCGCGCGGATTGCTGGGCGACGCGCCGTCACTGGTGCACCCGGGGGTGCGGCTCTACACCGGCGACCTGCCCCACGTGCGCTACCTCAAGGTGTCCGAGGGGTGTGACCACGGATGCGCGTTCTGCGCGATCCCGCTCATGCGGGGCAAACATCGGTCCTTTGGTCTCGACACCCTGGTCCACGAGGCCCAGCTGCTCGAGGCGCAGGGAGCGCGGGAAGTAAACCTGGTGGCGCAGGACCTCGCGCACTACGGGCGCGACGGCCGTGACGGACGCAGCCTCGCGGCGCTGTTGCGTACCCTGGTGGCCGAGACGTCGATCCCGTGGTTCCGGCTGCTCTACATTTACAGTGCCGGGCTCACCGATGAAGTGATCGACCTCGTGGCCCGTGAGCCGCGGATCGTGCCCTACCTCGACATCCCCATGCAGCATGCCTCGGATACGGTGCTCGCCCGGATGCGCCGCCCGGAGCGTCAGGCGCGCCAGCGGGAGAAGATCCGCGAACTCCGGGCGCGAATTCCCGGGCTTGCGATCCGCACGACGGTGATCGTCGGCTTTCCGGGGGAAACCGACGCCGAATTTGGCGAGCTCCTCGAATTCCTCGATGAGGTGCAGCTGGAGCGCGTCGGGGCGTTCACCTATTCCCCGCAGGAGGGGACGCGCGCAGCCGACATGGTCGACGACGTGCCGGACGGTCTCAAACGCGAGCGACTCGAACAGGTGCAGGAACTTCAGCGGCAGGTCACGGCCGAGCGTTACGCTGCGCTGCTCGGGCGGCGGGTGTCCGCCATCATTGATCGGAAGGGCAACGCAGGGCGAGCGGTGCAGGCACGGACCACGGCCCAGGCGGATGACATCGACGGCGTGACCTGGGTCGACACCGACGCCCCGCCCGGCACCATTGTTGAGGTGGAGCTCACGGACGTCGTGGACGACCACGACTTTCAGGGCACCGTCACGCGCACCCTTACCCCGGTCCCCGCGACGCGGGCGACTGGCCGAACGCTGCCGGTCGTTGGACTTGGGGCCGACGCGGCGTTCGGGCGATCGCCGGCCAGGTGA
- a CDS encoding SpoIID/LytB domain-containing protein codes for MASLGVGGPAPWRLLDAWGRVHARGSRAGEWRIERDGRRLRGVQVATGRATAWSDQPFAVQADADEAGGGRVSWETRRYRGELRYLATDTAVLVANVLPIEEYLRGVVPLEIGPRGSGERAAVEAQAIAARSYTVVRALEGVTRAWDLTSRSVDQVYGGSDAESAVADAAITATEGIVLSYRGQVVRAPYHSTCGGATAAPDEVFAGAGEGYLRSVSDRVPGTDRAWCEISPRFRWERSWSQQELVTTVTRSAEGRGVGAIHGVEEAGTTASGRLAGLRLATDRGTIVLRGNALRFALATAGGEILPSTYVSADWSATQGLTMRGRGNGHGVGMCQWGAIARARAGADAATILLAYYPGTTLSRVR; via the coding sequence GTGGCATCCCTCGGCGTTGGCGGCCCTGCGCCATGGCGGTTGCTCGATGCGTGGGGACGGGTGCACGCGCGAGGATCGCGCGCTGGAGAATGGCGCATCGAGCGTGATGGCCGTCGCCTGCGTGGTGTGCAGGTGGCCACCGGTCGGGCGACGGCATGGAGCGACCAACCGTTTGCCGTCCAGGCAGATGCGGACGAGGCGGGAGGTGGTCGCGTGAGTTGGGAGACCAGGCGGTACCGAGGCGAACTGCGATACCTCGCGACCGATACGGCGGTCCTTGTAGCCAACGTGTTACCGATCGAGGAGTACCTGCGCGGCGTGGTCCCCCTCGAAATTGGGCCGCGGGGGAGCGGCGAACGGGCGGCGGTGGAGGCGCAGGCGATTGCTGCCCGGTCTTATACCGTCGTGCGTGCGCTGGAAGGAGTGACGCGCGCGTGGGATCTCACCTCGCGTTCCGTGGATCAGGTCTATGGAGGATCGGACGCGGAGTCGGCGGTGGCGGACGCCGCGATCACGGCGACCGAGGGAATCGTGCTTTCGTATCGAGGGCAAGTGGTGCGGGCACCGTATCACTCCACGTGCGGTGGGGCGACGGCGGCACCGGATGAAGTCTTCGCGGGCGCCGGGGAAGGGTATCTCCGGTCCGTGTCGGATCGCGTGCCAGGGACGGATCGTGCGTGGTGCGAGATTTCTCCCCGCTTCCGTTGGGAGCGATCGTGGTCCCAGCAGGAACTGGTGACGACGGTGACGCGGAGTGCGGAGGGACGTGGGGTCGGTGCGATTCACGGCGTTGAGGAGGCCGGAACAACCGCATCCGGTCGGCTCGCCGGGCTCCGACTCGCGACGGATCGAGGGACGATCGTCCTCCGCGGCAACGCGCTGCGTTTTGCCTTGGCGACGGCCGGTGGCGAGATCCTGCCGTCGACCTATGTTTCGGCGGATTGGTCGGCGACGCAGGGGCTGACCATGCGGGGACGGGGCAACGGGCACGGGGTGGGGATGTGTCAGTGGGGTGCCATCGCCCGCGCGCGCGCAGGGGCCGATGCGGCCACGATCCTGCTGGCCTATTACCCTGGAACCACCCTGTCGCGTGTGCGGTAG
- a CDS encoding Gfo/Idh/MocA family oxidoreductase gives MSEPVKVAVVGVGAIAQLTHLPVLAKARGVSVACLVDNDRAKARSLADRHGVRDVFTDIEDAIEDAEFDAAVVSTPNHLHEPHVLALIAAGKDVLCERPLALTARGVERILLAATRAKRKVVVGNNLRFRADVQALMGFLRGEELGRMTGIRTGHLQVRGHVEGWRLRRQESGGGSLFELGMPLLDLALWASEFPAPQRVWASMHKGRGTNAVEESALLVVECEHGLTLAFDTSWAHAGDGEQWWFELAAQRGTARLGPLRVVKELNGVPVNVTPTGAVARESPFLQSYRSELTHFVAVVRGEVPYDPPTDQVIVHRVLDAAYRSAEEGKEVRL, from the coding sequence ATGAGTGAACCCGTGAAGGTCGCCGTGGTCGGTGTTGGAGCGATTGCCCAGCTGACGCATTTGCCGGTGTTGGCGAAGGCGCGCGGGGTGTCCGTGGCGTGCCTGGTGGACAACGATCGGGCGAAGGCGCGCTCGCTGGCCGACCGGCACGGCGTCCGGGACGTCTTTACGGACATCGAGGATGCCATCGAAGACGCGGAGTTCGACGCCGCCGTGGTGTCGACCCCCAATCACCTGCACGAGCCACATGTGCTGGCGTTGATTGCGGCGGGCAAGGACGTCCTCTGCGAGCGGCCGTTGGCACTGACGGCGCGAGGGGTCGAGCGCATCCTGCTCGCCGCCACGCGGGCGAAGCGCAAAGTGGTGGTCGGCAACAACCTGAGGTTCCGCGCCGATGTACAGGCGTTGATGGGGTTCCTGCGCGGTGAGGAACTGGGTCGCATGACGGGGATTCGCACGGGCCATCTCCAGGTGCGAGGGCACGTTGAAGGGTGGCGGCTGCGTCGACAGGAATCGGGGGGCGGTTCCTTGTTCGAGCTTGGGATGCCGTTGCTCGACCTGGCGCTGTGGGCGTCCGAGTTTCCTGCGCCGCAACGCGTGTGGGCGAGTATGCACAAAGGCCGCGGGACGAACGCGGTGGAAGAGTCCGCGCTTCTCGTGGTGGAGTGCGAACACGGCCTGACCCTCGCCTTCGACACGAGCTGGGCACATGCCGGCGATGGGGAGCAATGGTGGTTCGAGCTGGCGGCGCAGCGCGGGACGGCGCGCCTCGGCCCACTGCGGGTGGTGAAGGAGTTGAATGGTGTTCCAGTGAACGTCACCCCGACGGGCGCGGTGGCACGGGAGAGCCCGTTCCTCCAGTCGTACCGGTCCGAGTTGACGCATTTCGTAGCCGTGGTTCGCGGCGAGGTGCCCTATGATCCCCCGACGGACCAGGTGATCGTGCACCGGGTGCTGGATGCGGCCTACCGATCTGCAGAAGAAGGCAAGGAAGTGCGCCTGTGA
- a CDS encoding DUF4105 domain-containing protein — protein sequence MTRVLGQLWLCGLLLASQAGIAGAQPPPVPGAELEVYLMTMGPGDLIWERFGHNAVGIRDRAAGTDVVYNWGVFDFGEADFLPRFIRGEMRYRVEPYDAQLTVEFYRRANRSVSIQELALTPAQRVALREFVEWNALEANKYYRYDYFGDNCSTRARDAIDKALGGILQRQFAGTGSGRTFRDEARRLADADLLYTGIDIGLGSPSDREMTRHEALFVPMRLQDALREVQVPDTSGTNRPLVAAERELFRAARPAELAAPANHQGRYALIALALTAALALASRLSSRAERVAAATWCTVAGLLGLLLVILWGFTRHTWAYGNVNLLYLNPLWWGLAWVVWRRGALGPRARLYVAVVAALALVGVVLGLLQTPQRAEHVALLVALPHAWVLARRWRAS from the coding sequence GTGACCCGCGTCCTCGGTCAGCTGTGGCTGTGTGGCCTGCTCCTCGCGTCCCAGGCGGGGATCGCGGGCGCCCAGCCCCCTCCGGTGCCGGGGGCGGAGCTTGAGGTGTACCTCATGACGATGGGGCCCGGTGACCTCATCTGGGAGCGCTTCGGCCACAACGCCGTTGGCATCCGGGACCGAGCGGCCGGGACGGACGTGGTGTACAACTGGGGCGTCTTCGACTTTGGCGAAGCCGACTTCCTGCCGCGTTTCATCCGCGGGGAGATGCGCTACCGCGTCGAGCCGTATGATGCACAGCTCACCGTGGAGTTCTACCGCCGCGCGAACCGGTCGGTCTCCATCCAGGAGTTGGCCCTGACCCCCGCGCAACGCGTGGCGCTGCGGGAGTTTGTGGAGTGGAATGCGCTGGAGGCGAACAAGTACTATCGGTACGACTATTTCGGGGACAATTGCTCCACGCGGGCGCGCGACGCGATCGACAAGGCGTTAGGCGGGATCTTGCAGCGCCAATTCGCGGGCACCGGCTCCGGTCGCACCTTTCGCGATGAGGCGCGTCGCCTGGCGGATGCGGACCTGTTGTACACGGGGATCGATATCGGGCTGGGGTCGCCGTCGGATCGGGAGATGACGCGGCACGAAGCGCTGTTCGTCCCCATGCGCCTGCAGGACGCCCTGCGCGAGGTGCAGGTGCCAGATACGAGCGGCACCAACCGTCCCCTGGTCGCCGCCGAACGCGAGCTATTTCGCGCCGCCCGACCCGCCGAGCTGGCTGCCCCTGCGAATCACCAGGGGCGTTACGCGCTCATCGCCCTTGCCCTGACGGCGGCCCTGGCCCTGGCCTCGCGCCTCTCGTCTCGCGCGGAACGCGTGGCGGCCGCCACCTGGTGTACCGTGGCGGGGCTGCTCGGGCTGCTACTCGTCATCCTGTGGGGCTTCACGCGGCACACGTGGGCGTACGGCAACGTGAACCTGCTGTACCTCAACCCGCTGTGGTGGGGGCTCGCCTGGGTGGTGTGGCGTCGTGGGGCGCTCGGCCCGCGGGCGCGCCTGTATGTGGCCGTGGTGGCTGCGCTGGCCCTGGTGGGGGTGGTGTTGGGGCTGCTGCAGACGCCGCAGCGCGCGGAGCACGTGGCGCTGTTGGTGGCGCTGCCGCACGCGTGGGTGCTCGCGCGTCGCTGGCGCGCCAGCTAA
- a CDS encoding MBL fold metallo-hydrolase, translating to MRARFWGTRGSCPAPGPHTVKYGGNTTCLELRTDDDTLVIFDAGSGIRELGLTLAAASNGAPIRGDLFFSHAHWDHIQGLPFFTPAFQKGNQFRLFGSPALERSLEVVLRQQMSPVVFPVAFDQLSARMEFAPFSSYAHEGSGYALRAINVRHPGGALGFRVHPPGQPDRSIVFIPDNELDRDGDRAEDASTRDALVDFARGARILIHDAMYTGAEYMNHRGWGHSSYRDAVDFAIAAEVETLVLFHHEPERSDDAMDAMLTLCHQMVQERNGHVRVIAAEEGASLEV from the coding sequence ATGCGCGCGCGCTTCTGGGGTACTCGCGGTTCCTGCCCTGCCCCCGGGCCCCATACCGTCAAGTACGGCGGCAACACCACCTGCCTCGAACTCCGCACCGATGATGACACGCTCGTCATCTTCGACGCCGGATCAGGCATTCGCGAGTTGGGGCTCACCCTCGCCGCCGCCAGCAACGGCGCACCGATCCGTGGCGACCTGTTCTTCAGCCACGCCCATTGGGACCACATCCAGGGGCTCCCGTTCTTCACCCCGGCCTTCCAGAAGGGGAACCAGTTTCGCCTGTTCGGCTCACCGGCGCTGGAGCGCAGCCTGGAGGTCGTCCTGCGCCAGCAGATGAGCCCCGTGGTGTTCCCCGTGGCCTTCGACCAACTCTCGGCGCGCATGGAGTTCGCCCCCTTCAGCTCCTATGCGCACGAAGGAAGCGGATACGCGTTGCGAGCGATCAATGTCCGTCACCCCGGTGGGGCCCTCGGCTTCCGCGTCCATCCGCCTGGCCAACCCGATCGCTCCATTGTCTTCATCCCGGACAACGAACTCGACCGCGACGGTGACCGCGCCGAAGATGCGTCGACGCGTGATGCCCTCGTCGACTTCGCCCGTGGCGCGCGCATCCTCATCCACGATGCGATGTACACCGGCGCCGAGTACATGAACCACCGCGGCTGGGGCCATTCGTCCTATCGCGACGCCGTGGACTTTGCCATCGCCGCCGAGGTGGAAACGCTGGTGCTCTTTCACCACGAGCCGGAGCGCAGCGACGATGCCATGGACGCCATGCTGACCCTCTGTCACCAGATGGTTCAGGAGCGCAACGGACACGTCCGCGTCATCGCCGCGGAAGAGGGAGCCTCCCTCGAGGTTTAG
- a CDS encoding Crp/Fnr family transcriptional regulator translates to MDNAAFLRSIPLFTKLDDAELVRFGELMREKNYPKGSVIVFEDDPGDSLFVVRQGRVKVVLIGEDGREVILGVLGVGEHFGELSLIDDQPRSAHVIAMEETGLLVLRRDDFRRRVEANPAVAWSLMSELTRRLRRADAKIHGLALLDVPGRIARLLLDFAEEGGSDLIEKPLTHQTIAHMIGASRETVSRTIRDFQIQGLIKVERRRISVANRPALRQMAQARV, encoded by the coding sequence ATGGATAACGCCGCTTTCCTTCGCTCAATTCCGCTCTTCACCAAGCTCGACGACGCCGAACTCGTCCGGTTCGGTGAGCTCATGCGGGAGAAGAACTACCCCAAGGGGAGCGTCATCGTCTTCGAGGATGACCCCGGCGACTCGCTGTTTGTGGTACGCCAGGGCCGGGTGAAGGTCGTCCTGATCGGTGAGGATGGCCGCGAGGTCATTCTGGGCGTCCTCGGCGTCGGCGAGCACTTTGGCGAATTGTCCCTCATCGACGACCAGCCCCGCTCGGCGCACGTGATCGCTATGGAGGAGACCGGCCTCCTGGTCCTCCGTCGCGACGACTTCCGCCGGCGCGTCGAGGCCAATCCGGCCGTGGCATGGTCGCTCATGAGCGAGCTGACCCGACGCTTGCGCCGCGCCGATGCCAAGATCCACGGCTTGGCCCTGCTCGACGTGCCGGGGCGCATCGCCCGTCTGCTCCTCGACTTCGCCGAAGAAGGCGGATCGGACCTCATCGAGAAGCCGCTGACCCACCAGACCATCGCCCACATGATCGGCGCCAGCCGCGAGACCGTCAGTCGGACGATCCGCGACTTCCAGATCCAGGGGCTCATCAAGGTCGAACGTCGGCGCATCTCCGTGGCCAACCGCCCGGCGCTTCGCCAGATGGCGCAGGCCCGCGTCTAA
- the rpmE gene encoding 50S ribosomal protein L31: MKTDIHPEYATCTVRCACGNTWQTRSTVAELSLDICSSCHPFYTGKQKLVDTAGRVERFRQKYAGKAT; encoded by the coding sequence GTGAAGACCGATATCCATCCCGAGTACGCGACCTGCACTGTCCGCTGCGCCTGTGGCAACACCTGGCAAACGCGGTCGACCGTCGCCGAGCTTTCGCTCGACATCTGCTCCAGCTGCCACCCGTTCTACACTGGCAAGCAGAAGTTGGTTGACACCGCCGGCCGCGTGGAGCGTTTCCGCCAGAAGTACGCCGGTAAGGCCACCTGA
- the prfA gene encoding peptide chain release factor 1, producing the protein MSLIRARLADAVGRARQVEEELADPSTTRDARRLASLGREHQRLQGVLVIASRLERCDAELVGARELAAGEDAEFAAEARAEAARLDDEIARLELEVRPLLVPHDPLDDRTAIVEVRAGTGGDEAALFAADLHRMYTRYIERRGGWRIETISASAGTLGGLREVIFKVVGDGAFGDLRWEGGVHRVQRVPVTEAAGRIHTSAATVAVLPEAEEIDVNIDEKELRVDVFRASGPGGQGVNTTDSAVRITHLPTGIVVQQQDQRSQIQNRAKAMEVLRARLLDERIREQQEARSRLRKSAVSTGDRSAKIRTYNYPQSRVTDHRINLTLHDLPTVMDGDIGRLIDALKLADLEEKLSGDGGS; encoded by the coding sequence CTGAGCCTCATCCGCGCTCGCCTGGCGGACGCGGTGGGCCGTGCCCGCCAGGTAGAAGAAGAACTCGCAGATCCATCCACGACCCGTGACGCGCGGCGCCTGGCCTCGTTAGGCCGAGAGCACCAACGGCTGCAGGGCGTCCTCGTGATTGCGTCGCGACTGGAGCGTTGTGACGCGGAGCTGGTTGGGGCGCGCGAGCTGGCCGCCGGCGAGGACGCGGAGTTTGCGGCCGAAGCTCGCGCGGAGGCGGCGCGGCTCGATGACGAGATCGCACGTCTTGAGCTGGAGGTCCGACCGCTCCTGGTGCCGCATGATCCGCTCGACGATCGCACGGCCATCGTTGAGGTGCGGGCGGGGACGGGGGGCGACGAAGCGGCCCTCTTTGCGGCGGACTTGCATCGCATGTACACGCGCTACATCGAGCGACGTGGCGGGTGGCGCATCGAGACCATCTCGGCGTCGGCCGGGACCCTCGGTGGGCTTCGCGAAGTCATCTTCAAGGTCGTCGGCGATGGTGCCTTTGGTGACCTGCGCTGGGAGGGCGGGGTACACCGGGTGCAGCGCGTGCCGGTGACCGAGGCCGCGGGGCGTATTCACACCTCCGCTGCCACGGTGGCCGTCCTGCCGGAAGCCGAGGAGATCGACGTGAACATCGACGAGAAGGAACTCCGCGTCGACGTGTTTCGCGCCTCCGGGCCTGGTGGCCAGGGGGTAAACACCACGGACTCCGCAGTCCGCATCACGCACCTCCCCACCGGGATCGTCGTGCAGCAGCAGGACCAGCGTTCACAGATCCAGAACCGGGCGAAGGCCATGGAAGTCCTCCGGGCCCGACTACTCGATGAGCGCATCCGTGAACAGCAGGAGGCCCGCTCGCGCTTGCGTAAGTCGGCCGTCTCGACTGGTGACCGGTCGGCCAAGATCAGGACCTACAATTATCCGCAGAGCCGCGTCACGGATCACCGCATCAACCTGACACTGCACGACCTTCCCACGGTGATGGATGGGGACATCGGGCGGCTGATCGATGCCCTCAAGCTCGCGGACCTCGAGGAAAAACTCTCGGGAGATGGCGGCTCATGA
- the prmC gene encoding peptide chain release factor N(5)-glutamine methyltransferase, whose amino-acid sequence MTFGAFEPGQSPRSVPTGITGEGASFGELVAEVEVALGHAGVEAPRTEARDLVAAVLDRPRFWPNLNAAQRATPQEREAITRAARRRAAGAPFAYAVGRAAFRFLNLDVDERVLIPRPETERLVDLVLASPQARRGKVAVDVGTGSGAIALALAAEGHFERVIATDVSADALAVARNNAAGVRDSLRVSVDFRMGSGFAPLRGERVDVVVSNPPYIAWNEVHDLPRLVRDWEPTQALCCDDDGLAVTRLVVAGAGRHLQPGGLLALEVDCRRAHTVARLIEASGAFAETRVLPDYTGRDRFVMASCARLD is encoded by the coding sequence ATGACGTTCGGCGCATTTGAGCCCGGGCAGAGCCCCAGGTCAGTTCCCACTGGGATCACCGGTGAAGGGGCGTCGTTTGGTGAACTGGTCGCCGAGGTAGAGGTGGCGCTGGGACATGCCGGCGTCGAGGCGCCGCGGACCGAAGCGAGGGACCTCGTTGCCGCCGTGTTGGATCGCCCCCGCTTCTGGCCCAACCTCAACGCGGCCCAACGTGCCACGCCCCAGGAGCGGGAAGCCATAACGCGCGCGGCCCGGCGGCGCGCCGCTGGCGCCCCCTTCGCCTACGCGGTGGGCCGCGCGGCCTTTCGCTTCCTCAATCTCGATGTCGATGAGCGGGTCCTGATCCCGCGGCCCGAAACCGAGCGGCTGGTCGACCTGGTCCTGGCCAGCCCTCAAGCGAGGAGAGGGAAGGTCGCGGTCGACGTGGGAACCGGATCAGGCGCCATTGCGCTGGCTCTGGCCGCGGAGGGGCACTTCGAGCGGGTGATTGCCACGGACGTCTCGGCGGATGCCCTCGCGGTGGCCCGCAACAATGCCGCCGGTGTTCGCGATTCGCTCCGCGTCTCGGTGGACTTTCGCATGGGAAGCGGCTTTGCGCCGCTTCGCGGGGAGCGGGTGGACGTGGTGGTCTCGAATCCGCCGTATATCGCCTGGAACGAGGTCCACGACCTTCCGCGGCTCGTTCGCGATTGGGAGCCCACGCAGGCCCTGTGCTGTGATGACGACGGCCTGGCCGTCACGCGTCTCGTCGTCGCTGGTGCCGGCCGCCATCTCCAGCCCGGTGGACTGCTGGCGCTCGAGGTGGATTGCCGACGTGCCCACACGGTTGCGCGGCTCATCGAGGCGTCGGGGGCTTTTGCCGAGACGCGGGTGCTCCCCGACTATACCGGGCGCGATCGATTCGTGATGGCCTCGTGCGCCAGGCTCGACTAA
- a CDS encoding YlbF family regulator: protein MIDAKAKELGRLIGQSDEYKALKRANDDLGNDRDAVTNLQRMETLRRDAQRMISQGQEPTPAMEQELDELLGKVQVTAAYQRAVATQENFDKLMMQVNQWIAEGIKAGAASPIITLA from the coding sequence ATGATCGACGCGAAAGCAAAGGAACTCGGCCGGCTCATCGGACAGAGTGATGAGTACAAGGCGCTGAAGCGAGCCAACGACGACCTCGGGAACGATCGCGATGCGGTGACCAACCTGCAGCGCATGGAGACGCTTCGTCGCGACGCGCAGCGCATGATCTCCCAGGGCCAGGAGCCCACGCCGGCGATGGAGCAGGAGCTGGACGAGTTGCTGGGCAAGGTGCAGGTGACGGCAGCCTACCAGCGCGCGGTTGCGACGCAAGAGAACTTCGACAAGCTGATGATGCAGGTGAACCAGTGGATCGCCGAGGGGATCAAGGCGGGCGCGGCGAGTCCGATCATCACGTTGGCCTGA
- the tmk gene encoding dTMP kinase, protein MPGALVVLEGAEGVGKTTQLQRLAARVRASGMAVQVVREPGGTPLGDEIRRLLLDAPHDVSARAEALLFMASRAQLVDDVIRPRLREGAVVLTDRFFLSTYAYQVAGRGLDEGAVRRANEFATNTLVPDLTLLLDLPVGEGTRRAAARGEPDRLERAEAEFHRRVALAFREFASAGWQGQHPECGPIVLVDAAGAESEVEERIGLALARGLPETFGGLRGSDTR, encoded by the coding sequence ATGCCCGGCGCACTGGTTGTGCTGGAGGGCGCCGAGGGCGTAGGGAAGACGACGCAATTGCAGCGATTGGCCGCCCGGGTGCGCGCGTCAGGTATGGCGGTTCAGGTGGTGCGCGAGCCGGGGGGAACTCCGCTGGGCGACGAGATCCGGCGACTGCTGCTCGACGCGCCGCATGACGTCAGCGCCCGCGCCGAAGCGTTGTTGTTCATGGCGTCTCGGGCGCAGCTCGTGGACGACGTGATCCGACCCCGCCTGCGCGAAGGCGCCGTGGTGTTGACTGATCGGTTCTTCCTTTCGACGTACGCATATCAGGTGGCCGGGCGTGGCCTCGACGAAGGAGCGGTGCGACGGGCCAACGAGTTCGCCACCAACACGCTGGTCCCGGATCTGACCTTGCTCCTCGACCTCCCCGTCGGTGAGGGAACGCGCCGTGCGGCGGCTCGCGGTGAGCCGGATCGGCTGGAACGCGCCGAAGCGGAGTTCCATCGCCGGGTTGCCCTGGCCTTCCGGGAGTTCGCATCGGCGGGTTGGCAGGGTCAGCATCCGGAGTGCGGCCCGATCGTCCTGGTGGATGCTGCCGGAGCGGAGTCTGAGGTCGAGGAGCGGATCGGCCTCGCCCTGGCCAGGGGGCTCCCTGAAACGTTCGGTGGCCTTCGCGGGTCTGATACCAGGTGA